From a single Desulfovibrio sp. genomic region:
- the yidD gene encoding membrane protein insertion efficiency factor YidD, which yields MSRMLRTLCVFPIRVYQRCISPVLPPACRYYPTCSAYAVEAVMTHGVLRGGWLALKRLARCHPWGGSGYDPVPPPSGRRRRDVPPLSQE from the coding sequence ATGAGCCGCATGCTGCGCACCCTCTGCGTATTTCCCATACGCGTGTACCAGCGCTGCATCTCGCCCGTGCTGCCCCCAGCCTGCCGCTATTACCCTACCTGTTCCGCCTATGCCGTAGAGGCCGTAATGACCCACGGCGTGTTGCGTGGCGGCTGGCTGGCGCTCAAGCGCCTGGCCCGCTGTCATCCCTGGGGCGGATCGGGCTATGATCCAGTTCCACCACCATCAGGACGACGTCGCCGCGACGTTCCGCCATTGTCCCAGGAGTGA
- a CDS encoding pseudouridine synthase gives MKPQFCGQNGPERNCASPDTDGRMRELRVEQQAGQRLDHALEALLPHLGVRGRKRCIESGLVLVNGRPAAASRRMRQGDVICLLDAATTQTATAPPTQATPGAATASTAGTATASLAQAAPEGTPMSAPTSAPTSAPEGDLTSAPGAATAPTAGAATASSALQAATAPSPESTPALLAATPYSDPCAQAAALGLRLLDRQGEYCFFSKPANMHSAALAGSTQASVEALAPALTAAWGGPSSSCRTSGQTSGQTSGRASGRTSGQAYPPVMYGVRHGCGQPLQGQAQGQNQGQDQGQDQGQTPHSAPQGQPVHGAPQGQELMLLQRLDFGTSGLLCAALTPAAAAAFRAAEAKGHCEKRYVALLTGVLTGPITARQSLGVSGRRKSRLRDAQADKTRWTDFWPLHVWHPDAMDAEELRLLFGVSPDSAVPISFPPQGLTLAACRIRRGARHQIRVHAAGLGHALWGDALYADGEGALPQDSGGVAPSTELHGFFLHHGGLRLPGAACVDYPPWPLPEALNRLVRAWFEGVLP, from the coding sequence GTGAAACCCCAATTTTGCGGTCAGAATGGCCCTGAACGGAACTGCGCCAGCCCCGATACGGATGGACGCATGCGGGAATTGCGCGTGGAGCAGCAGGCGGGCCAGCGGCTTGACCACGCGCTTGAGGCCCTTTTGCCCCACCTGGGCGTGCGGGGGCGCAAGCGCTGCATCGAGAGCGGCCTTGTGCTGGTCAATGGACGTCCCGCCGCCGCGTCACGGCGTATGCGCCAGGGAGACGTGATTTGTCTGCTTGACGCGGCGACAACACAGACCGCCACCGCGCCGCCAACACAAGCTACGCCGGGGGCTGCCACAGCGTCCACAGCGGGGACCGCCACAGCGTCGTTGGCACAGGCCGCGCCGGAGGGCACCCCCATGTCCGCCCCAACGTCTGCGCCAACGTCTGCTCCTGAGGGCGACCTGACGTCTGCGCCGGGGGCCGCCACAGCGCCCACAGCGGGGGCCGCCACAGCGTCGTCGGCACTGCAGGCCGCCACAGCGCCCTCGCCGGAATCTACGCCAGCACTTCTTGCGGCCACTCCGTACAGCGACCCCTGCGCACAGGCCGCCGCCCTTGGCCTTCGCCTGCTCGACAGGCAAGGGGAATATTGTTTTTTCAGCAAACCGGCCAACATGCACAGCGCCGCTCTGGCGGGCAGCACACAGGCAAGCGTGGAGGCTCTGGCCCCCGCACTGACGGCAGCCTGGGGCGGGCCTTCCTCCTCCTGCCGGACTTCGGGCCAGACTTCGGGCCAGACTTCGGGCCGGGCTTCGGGCCGGACTTCAGGCCAGGCGTATCCGCCGGTCATGTACGGCGTCCGGCATGGCTGCGGCCAGCCCCTACAGGGCCAGGCACAGGGCCAGAATCAGGGCCAAGATCAGGGCCAGGATCAGGGTCAGACGCCACACAGCGCGCCACAGGGCCAGCCCGTACACGGGGCGCCACAGGGCCAGGAACTCATGCTGCTGCAACGACTGGACTTCGGCACGTCAGGACTGCTTTGCGCCGCCCTGACGCCTGCCGCCGCTGCCGCCTTTCGGGCCGCAGAGGCTAAAGGGCACTGTGAAAAGCGCTATGTGGCTTTGCTGACGGGCGTTCTTACAGGGCCGATCACGGCGCGGCAGTCCCTGGGCGTAAGCGGACGCCGCAAAAGCCGTTTGCGCGACGCACAGGCTGACAAGACCCGCTGGACGGATTTTTGGCCTTTACATGTCTGGCATCCCGATGCAATGGATGCCGAGGAATTGCGGCTGCTTTTCGGCGTTTCTCCCGATTCGGCAGTCCCGATCTCTTTTCCGCCGCAGGGGCTGACCCTGGCTGCCTGCCGCATCCGCCGTGGCGCGCGCCATCAGATACGGGTGCACGCCGCAGGGCTGGGACACGCGCTGTGGGGCGATGCCCTGTATGCGGATGGGGAGGGCGCGTTGCCGCAGGATTCCGGCGGCGTTGCGCCATCCACGGAACTGCACGGATTTTTTTTGCACCACGGCGGCCTGCGGCTGCCTGGAGCCGCCTGTGTTGACTATCCCCCCTGGCCTCTGCCCGAAGCGCTCAATCGTCTTGTGCGGGCGTGGTTTGAGGGTGTTCTGCCGTAG
- the thrB gene encoding homoserine kinase — protein sequence MSVPSSIDATPDRSGPSSITAPASPSPCIILIGMAGAGKSTIGEALAKRLDWAFMDSDHLIESVYAARLQDVTDALGKDAFLDVEATVISAIKANRTVIATGGSVVYREKAMRHLASLGPIVHLDVPLAIVEERIARNPQRGLAIGPGQTLNDLFMERQKLYTLYATLCCEATCKNPQQCVDWIVDNLPPQVIASDATRN from the coding sequence ATGTCCGTGCCCTCTTCCATAGACGCCACCCCTGACCGCTCTGGCCCCTCATCCATCACGGCTCCGGCCAGTCCATCACCATGTATCATCCTTATAGGAATGGCCGGGGCTGGCAAGTCCACCATAGGCGAGGCCCTGGCCAAACGTCTGGACTGGGCCTTTATGGACAGCGACCACCTTATTGAATCCGTCTACGCCGCGCGTCTGCAAGACGTCACCGACGCCCTTGGCAAGGACGCCTTTCTTGATGTGGAAGCCACCGTCATCAGCGCCATAAAGGCCAACCGCACCGTTATCGCCACTGGCGGCAGCGTGGTCTACCGCGAAAAGGCCATGCGCCATCTCGCCTCGTTGGGGCCCATCGTGCACCTGGATGTGCCGCTTGCCATTGTCGAGGAGCGCATAGCCCGCAACCCGCAGCGGGGTCTGGCCATAGGGCCAGGGCAAACCCTGAACGACCTTTTTATGGAACGCCAGAAACTGTACACCCTCTACGCGACCCTGTGCTGTGAAGCCACCTGTAAAAATCCGCAGCAGTGCGTGGACTGGATTGTGGACAATCTACCCCCGCAGGTCATTGCCTCCGACGCCACAAGAAACTGA
- the yidC gene encoding membrane protein insertase YidC, with protein sequence MQDSKNLIIAIVLCLIVIVGWGYLAEHMGWTSKPAPVAQQQQNQQVPQQLAQTAPAPAQPSLPVFTPSAGRDITVDTPLYEAVVYSGGGALRSFKLKKFQIGLAADSPLVNMVDAKTAQVAPMGLVINSQPSWSTGQWTADSGENGLTLGESQQGSLRLTGEVDNLRVVRDLTFNASSYVIQEKVRVTNLSEQARSVRVSYTAAADASNAAGDRYDAMRVAWDNDGSLKEESSASTLETTGVQAVGKIYWAGAMSTYFLTAVMPGEASNVTVKGVMQQNVYRAAVEEQETLLGPGQEKELSVSYWVGPKVRSELEGVSPQLAKSIDLGFFHIIAKGLLWLLEFFQKYVHNWGLSIILLTVLIKAVFWPLTAKSYASMEKMKKLQPHMTELREKYKDNKEQMNKEVMALYKTYGVNPASGCVPILIQLPVFFGLYQALLTSIELRHAPFIKYLPGTDMLWLADLSTKDPLYITPIIMGVTMFLQQRMNPPAADPMQQKIMMFLPLIFTVLFLNFPAGLVLYWLVNNVLSIAQQQMMIRKLKGHAAAK encoded by the coding sequence ATGCAAGACAGTAAAAATCTTATCATTGCCATTGTTCTTTGTCTTATTGTCATTGTCGGCTGGGGATATCTGGCCGAGCATATGGGCTGGACCTCAAAACCCGCCCCCGTGGCGCAACAGCAGCAGAACCAGCAGGTGCCGCAACAGCTGGCGCAGACAGCGCCCGCGCCCGCTCAGCCCAGTCTGCCTGTTTTTACGCCTTCGGCGGGTCGCGACATCACGGTAGACACTCCCCTGTATGAAGCTGTTGTTTACAGCGGCGGCGGCGCGCTGCGTTCGTTCAAGCTGAAAAAGTTTCAGATTGGCCTCGCGGCGGATTCGCCCCTGGTAAACATGGTTGACGCCAAGACGGCCCAGGTGGCCCCCATGGGCCTTGTCATCAACAGCCAGCCCTCGTGGAGCACTGGCCAGTGGACTGCGGATTCCGGCGAAAACGGCCTCACGCTTGGTGAAAGCCAGCAGGGTTCCCTGCGCCTGACGGGCGAAGTGGACAATCTGCGCGTGGTGCGCGACCTGACCTTCAACGCCTCCTCCTATGTCATCCAGGAAAAGGTTCGCGTGACGAACCTGAGCGAACAGGCGCGCAGCGTGCGTGTGAGCTACACGGCGGCCGCTGACGCCAGCAATGCCGCCGGTGACCGTTACGACGCCATGCGCGTCGCCTGGGACAACGACGGCAGCCTCAAGGAAGAAAGCTCCGCGAGCACCCTTGAAACCACCGGCGTTCAGGCCGTTGGCAAGATTTACTGGGCTGGCGCCATGAGCACGTATTTTCTCACGGCCGTGATGCCCGGTGAAGCCAGCAACGTGACCGTCAAGGGCGTCATGCAGCAGAATGTGTATCGCGCCGCTGTCGAAGAACAGGAAACCCTGCTTGGCCCCGGCCAGGAAAAGGAACTGTCTGTTTCCTACTGGGTCGGCCCCAAGGTGCGCTCCGAGCTAGAGGGCGTTTCGCCCCAGCTTGCCAAAAGTATTGACCTGGGCTTTTTCCATATCATTGCCAAAGGCTTGCTGTGGCTGCTGGAATTCTTCCAGAAGTATGTGCACAACTGGGGCCTGTCCATCATCCTGCTGACCGTGCTCATCAAGGCCGTGTTCTGGCCCCTTACGGCCAAGAGCTACGCGTCCATGGAAAAGATGAAGAAGCTCCAGCCCCATATGACGGAGCTGCGCGAAAAGTACAAGGACAACAAGGAGCAGATGAACAAGGAGGTCATGGCGCTTTACAAGACCTACGGCGTCAATCCCGCCAGCGGTTGCGTGCCCATCCTTATTCAGCTGCCCGTGTTCTTCGGCCTGTACCAGGCCCTGCTCACCTCCATCGAGCTGCGGCATGCGCCCTTCATCAAGTATCTGCCCGGTACGGACATGCTCTGGCTGGCCGACCTCTCCACCAAGGATCCCCTGTACATCACCCCCATCATCATGGGCGTGACCATGTTCCTGCAGCAGAGGATGAACCCCCCGGCCGCCGATCCCATGCAGCAGAAAATCATGATGTTTTTACCCCTTATCTTCACGGTGCTTTTCCTGAACTTCCCGGCAGGTCTGGTGTTGTACTGGCTGGTCAACAACGTGTTGTCCATTGCGCAGCAGCAGATGATGATCCGTAAGCTCAAAGGCCACGCCGCCGCGAAATAG
- a CDS encoding Jag N-terminal domain-containing protein produces the protein MEGFKEFQGKDLDSAIEEACGYFDAAREKLEIEIVQDSKSGIFGIVGARKAKVRARRVQLRETVESILGRKGAQADASESVPAAAAPEKNRAPREEGDQAANGQQDKRTGRSRNRKPAQEPAAEQAEGSQGRDARQPRGAGPRPERQGERSPERAAENGNARAGAKAPDRGSDKTCDRSADKPSDRPDGEGRGDNRGESRGDRSRDRAKASGRAQNGQNGQNGQNGQNGQNGQNGQNVQNGQNGQNDQNGQNGEEGRRAEGRGRRGDSRSESRDSRDSRDSRNAAKEGGREAARQPKGMDVLDDDFEEAAEGLPAMPMEQLDQERLDALVRETVRQLVRPIVGDDVHLDVKLGGDRVQVGIDSEEDSGLLIGREGQTLAALQYMISRIVSRGMNAAVRVQLDAGEYRRRQDEKLREMALALAEKVRLSGRSYSTRPLSSYHRRIVHVCLQEAVDVQTRSTGDGPMKRVVILRKKAEKN, from the coding sequence ATGGAAGGGTTTAAAGAATTCCAGGGAAAGGACCTGGACAGCGCCATAGAAGAAGCCTGCGGCTACTTCGATGCGGCGCGTGAAAAGCTGGAAATCGAAATTGTGCAGGACTCCAAGTCCGGCATCTTCGGCATAGTCGGCGCGCGCAAGGCCAAGGTCCGCGCGCGTCGGGTGCAGCTTCGTGAAACCGTTGAAAGCATTCTGGGCCGCAAAGGCGCGCAGGCTGACGCTTCTGAAAGTGTGCCAGCGGCTGCAGCGCCGGAAAAAAACCGCGCCCCGCGTGAGGAAGGCGATCAGGCTGCCAACGGCCAGCAGGACAAGCGCACTGGCCGCTCCCGCAACCGCAAGCCCGCACAGGAACCGGCAGCCGAACAGGCCGAAGGTTCTCAGGGCCGTGATGCCCGTCAGCCCAGAGGGGCAGGCCCGCGCCCTGAACGGCAGGGTGAGAGAAGCCCGGAACGTGCCGCTGAAAATGGCAATGCCCGCGCCGGAGCCAAGGCTCCCGACAGAGGCAGTGACAAGACCTGTGACAGGAGCGCCGACAAGCCCTCCGACCGGCCCGACGGCGAAGGCCGTGGCGACAATCGTGGCGAGAGCCGCGGCGACAGGTCAAGGGACAGGGCCAAGGCTTCGGGCCGTGCGCAGAATGGCCAGAACGGCCAGAACGGCCAGAACGGCCAGAACGGCCAAAATGGCCAGAACGGGCAAAATGTCCAAAATGGTCAGAACGGTCAGAATGACCAAAATGGCCAGAACGGTGAAGAAGGCAGACGCGCTGAAGGGCGCGGTCGCCGTGGCGATTCCCGAAGCGAATCCCGTGATTCCCGTGACAGCCGTGACAGCCGCAACGCCGCCAAGGAAGGTGGCCGTGAGGCTGCCCGCCAGCCCAAGGGTATGGACGTTCTGGACGATGATTTTGAAGAAGCCGCCGAAGGGCTGCCCGCCATGCCCATGGAGCAGCTTGACCAGGAACGCCTGGACGCCCTTGTGCGCGAAACCGTCCGCCAACTGGTGCGCCCCATCGTGGGCGATGACGTGCACCTGGATGTAAAGCTTGGCGGCGACAGGGTTCAGGTAGGCATTGACAGCGAAGAAGATTCGGGTCTGCTCATTGGCCGTGAAGGGCAAACGCTGGCTGCGCTTCAGTATATGATTTCGCGTATCGTTTCGCGGGGCATGAACGCCGCTGTGCGCGTGCAGCTCGACGCCGGGGAGTACCGCCGCCGTCAGGACGAAAAGCTGCGCGAAATGGCCTTGGCCCTGGCCGAAAAGGTGCGCCTGAGCGGTCGTTCTTATTCCACGCGGCCCCTGTCTTCGTACCATCGCCGTATTGTGCACGTCTGCCTTCAGGAAGCTGTGGATGTGCAGACGCGCAGCACGGGCGACGGCCCCATGAAGAGGGTTGTCATTTTGCGCAAAAAGGCCGAAAAGAACTAG
- a CDS encoding 3'-5' exonuclease gives MDMDVLRRRLSSEEVNALPLCHFEGHVHVVRSEEDWQCALPHLREESVLGFDTETRPSFRKGRRNAPALIQLATAQAVYLIQLAWMPFGPDLAALLANPAQVKAGVGIRDDMRDLAKLHDFEPAGLVDLGGVARAHKLPSQGLRSLTANFFGWRISKGSQCSNWSLPELSAKQIAYAATDAWIGRLIFMRMCELGLIPTTRPVTWPVGASGGGA, from the coding sequence ATGGATATGGATGTATTACGTCGCCGTCTGAGCAGTGAGGAAGTGAACGCTCTGCCCCTGTGTCATTTTGAGGGGCATGTGCATGTGGTGCGCAGCGAAGAAGACTGGCAATGCGCGCTGCCTCATTTGCGGGAAGAAAGCGTTTTGGGCTTTGATACGGAAACGCGGCCTTCCTTTCGCAAGGGACGGCGCAACGCTCCGGCGCTGATCCAGTTGGCCACGGCGCAGGCCGTGTACCTGATACAGCTGGCCTGGATGCCCTTTGGCCCAGATCTGGCAGCCTTGCTGGCAAACCCGGCGCAGGTCAAAGCCGGTGTGGGCATCAGGGATGACATGCGTGATCTGGCCAAGCTGCACGATTTTGAACCGGCAGGGCTGGTTGATCTGGGCGGCGTGGCCAGGGCGCACAAACTGCCCAGCCAGGGGCTGCGCAGCCTGACGGCCAATTTTTTTGGCTGGCGGATTTCCAAGGGGTCCCAGTGCTCCAACTGGAGCCTGCCTGAACTCAGCGCCAAGCAAATCGCCTATGCCGCCACCGATGCCTGGATCGGCAGGCTCATTTTCATGCGCATGTGCGAGTTGGGGCTCATCCCCACCACGCGGCCCGTAACCTGGCCTGTGGGGGCCAGCGGGGGCGGTGCGTGA
- a CDS encoding 2-phospho-L-lactate transferase CofD family protein: MNGAPTLTDFPALGPRLTFFTGGTALRGLSRELTRHTHNSVHLITTFDSGGSSAVLRRAFAMPAVGDIRNRLLALADSAVVPAAVLDFCACRLPAEGDDLPENVASILGAAPSCSGKKASADFLRRQLAGMGRAGHRVWKSMPGVFADALRLHLNFFLSRMPGDFDPYRACFGNLLLAGGYLHHKRSFDPVLAFFSRLLQTRGVVRPIVRESLHLAAELDDGSVLVGQHLFRALPRPVRRLFLTVHEPERLNEQDCLELPATPCRPPLAPAAGVYLSSAGAVCYPMGSFYTSVLANLLPQGVGSTVAEADCPKIFIPNSGSDAELLGLSVAGQAAMILRHLREDAPEAPTERLLHHVLIDSRHGRYEGGLGEEVRKSISDMGLNIVDRHIVCENNPQYHEPELTARALLDLLPGKAAEI; this comes from the coding sequence GTGAACGGCGCTCCGACGCTGACAGATTTTCCGGCCCTGGGGCCGCGCCTGACGTTTTTTACTGGCGGCACGGCCCTGCGCGGCCTCAGCCGGGAGCTGACCCGCCATACGCACAATTCCGTCCATCTGATCACCACCTTTGATTCCGGCGGCAGTTCGGCGGTGTTGCGTCGGGCCTTCGCCATGCCCGCTGTGGGCGATATCCGCAACCGGCTGCTGGCCCTGGCCGACAGCGCTGTGGTACCTGCCGCTGTGCTGGATTTCTGCGCCTGCCGCCTCCCGGCCGAAGGTGATGACCTGCCCGAAAACGTGGCGTCCATTTTGGGCGCAGCGCCTTCCTGCTCGGGCAAAAAAGCCTCGGCGGATTTTCTCAGACGGCAGCTTGCGGGCATGGGCAGGGCAGGGCACCGGGTCTGGAAAAGCATGCCCGGAGTTTTTGCCGACGCCCTGCGCCTGCACCTGAATTTTTTTCTCTCCCGCATGCCCGGCGATTTTGATCCCTATCGCGCCTGTTTCGGCAATTTGCTGCTGGCCGGGGGCTATCTGCACCACAAGCGCAGCTTTGACCCTGTGCTGGCCTTTTTCAGCCGTCTGCTGCAAACGCGGGGCGTGGTGCGCCCCATTGTCCGTGAAAGCCTGCACCTGGCGGCTGAACTGGACGATGGCTCGGTACTTGTGGGGCAGCACCTCTTTCGCGCGCTGCCCCGGCCTGTGCGGCGGCTGTTTCTTACCGTGCACGAACCGGAACGGCTCAATGAGCAGGATTGCCTGGAGTTGCCCGCAACGCCATGCCGTCCGCCGCTCGCGCCTGCGGCAGGCGTCTATCTGAGTTCGGCCGGGGCCGTCTGCTATCCCATGGGCAGTTTTTACACCAGCGTGCTGGCCAACCTGCTGCCCCAGGGGGTGGGAAGCACCGTGGCCGAAGCGGACTGCCCCAAAATATTTATTCCCAATTCCGGCAGTGATGCCGAACTGCTGGGGCTGAGCGTGGCGGGCCAGGCCGCCATGATCCTGCGCCATTTGCGGGAGGACGCGCCGGAAGCGCCAACCGAACGCCTGCTGCACCATGTGCTCATAGATTCCCGCCACGGGCGCTATGAAGGCGGCCTTGGCGAAGAGGTGCGCAAATCCATCAGTGACATGGGCCTCAACATTGTGGATCGGCATATCGTGTGCGAGAACAATCCCCAGTATCACGAGCCGGAACTGACGGCCCGCGCCCTTCTTGATCTTTTGCCGGGCAAGGCTGCGGAGATCTGA
- the mnmE gene encoding tRNA uridine-5-carboxymethylaminomethyl(34) synthesis GTPase MnmE translates to MGNTTRDTIAAIATPPGSGGIGIVRISGPEAKQVLARMFLPLSSRFENFRPWFLHRGRVLDCNDEALDDVLAVFMPGPRSFTGEDVAEIHCHGGAFIVQAVLESAVRRGARQADKGEFSRRAFVNGRMDLSQAEAVAELIAAPSREALRYSLNRLDGLLARRTEALRTKLEELRMQVCVAVDFPEDEVEGMDAPTFSAAVENVSAALRHLLKGSRRARVMQQGAVVVLAGAVNAGKSSLMNALLGRNRALVTDIPGTTRDFLEEACDLNGLPVRLTDTAGLRKATESIEELGVERSRQKLAEADAIVLVLDGGALGEAGATAEVCPEPAAREVLEMAGTTPVLVVWNKCDLCMPKKFPPSWIQNQTCCATSAFSDTQVEDMAEHLRALLLAEGDGAAGEEGLAPNARQTLALEAALAELTALREDVDAGRSYDCCAVRLDVAAAHLAEVTGLSSPAEVLDRVFSQFCIGK, encoded by the coding sequence ATGGGCAACACTACACGCGACACCATAGCGGCCATTGCCACGCCACCCGGATCAGGGGGGATTGGCATTGTGCGCATTTCCGGGCCTGAAGCCAAGCAGGTGCTCGCGCGCATGTTTTTGCCCCTGTCGTCCAGGTTTGAAAACTTTCGCCCCTGGTTTTTACACAGAGGGCGCGTTCTGGACTGCAACGACGAGGCGCTTGATGACGTGCTGGCCGTATTTATGCCTGGCCCACGCAGTTTTACGGGGGAAGACGTGGCTGAAATCCATTGCCACGGCGGCGCGTTTATTGTTCAGGCCGTACTGGAGAGCGCCGTGCGCCGTGGCGCGCGTCAGGCGGACAAGGGTGAATTTTCTCGGCGCGCCTTTGTCAATGGACGTATGGATCTGAGCCAGGCCGAAGCCGTGGCCGAACTTATCGCCGCGCCCTCGCGCGAGGCCCTGCGTTACAGCCTTAACCGGCTGGACGGCCTGCTGGCCCGACGCACCGAGGCCCTGCGCACGAAGCTTGAAGAACTGCGCATGCAGGTGTGCGTGGCCGTGGATTTTCCCGAAGACGAAGTTGAAGGTATGGACGCCCCCACCTTCAGCGCCGCTGTGGAAAACGTTTCCGCCGCGCTGCGACACCTGCTCAAGGGCAGCCGCCGGGCGCGGGTCATGCAGCAGGGCGCTGTTGTGGTGCTGGCGGGCGCCGTCAATGCGGGCAAGTCCAGCCTCATGAACGCATTGCTTGGGCGCAACCGGGCGCTGGTCACTGATATTCCCGGCACCACGCGCGATTTTCTTGAAGAGGCCTGCGACCTCAATGGCCTGCCTGTACGCCTGACGGATACTGCAGGCTTGCGCAAAGCAACGGAAAGTATTGAAGAACTGGGCGTCGAACGCAGCCGTCAAAAACTGGCCGAGGCGGATGCCATTGTTCTTGTACTGGACGGCGGCGCTCTGGGCGAGGCCGGGGCCACGGCCGAGGTCTGCCCGGAGCCGGCAGCCCGCGAAGTGCTTGAAATGGCAGGCACAACGCCTGTGCTGGTCGTGTGGAACAAATGCGACCTGTGTATGCCCAAAAAATTTCCCCCAAGCTGGATTCAGAACCAAACCTGTTGCGCAACCAGCGCTTTTTCCGATACACAGGTGGAGGACATGGCTGAACACCTGCGCGCGCTGTTGCTGGCTGAAGGTGATGGGGCTGCCGGAGAAGAAGGGCTTGCGCCCAATGCCCGGCAAACACTGGCTCTTGAGGCGGCTCTGGCCGAACTGACGGCCCTGCGCGAAGATGTGGATGCCGGGCGGTCGTATGACTGCTGCGCCGTGCGCCTTGATGTGGCCGCCGCCCATCTGGCGGAAGTTACCGGGCTGAGCAGCCCGGCTGAAGTGCTGGACAGGGTTTTTTCTCAATTCTGCATTGGCAAGTAG
- a CDS encoding translation initiation factor 2, translated as MRKQTFLALLLTFGLTSGGCAWFGGDSSSTEAAVTPAQPAEIAEPAPAPEAPAPAKAGKKVDKKAAASAEKKQPVAKGAKTEAQIAAELDSVGHKLVAQAGRTVVPSKSKKDVQQVGKDYVASYVEVDESTITTELRPGASGQYVGFVRYKENVYECRGATRQAALTAACQQVKARRINELIRYDGKSWQF; from the coding sequence ATGCGCAAACAAACATTTCTGGCTCTTTTGCTGACTTTCGGTCTGACCTCAGGCGGTTGCGCCTGGTTCGGCGGCGATTCTTCTTCTACGGAAGCGGCGGTAACACCCGCCCAGCCCGCAGAAATTGCGGAACCCGCGCCCGCGCCTGAAGCTCCGGCTCCCGCCAAGGCTGGCAAAAAAGTTGACAAGAAAGCCGCCGCCAGTGCGGAGAAGAAGCAACCCGTGGCCAAGGGCGCTAAAACTGAAGCTCAGATAGCAGCCGAACTGGACTCCGTGGGACACAAGCTGGTCGCTCAGGCTGGCAGAACTGTGGTTCCCTCCAAGTCCAAAAAGGACGTGCAACAGGTCGGCAAGGACTATGTGGCAAGCTATGTAGAAGTGGACGAAAGCACCATCACTACCGAACTGCGCCCCGGCGCGTCAGGCCAGTACGTTGGCTTTGTGCGTTACAAAGAAAACGTTTACGAATGCCGTGGCGCTACCCGCCAGGCTGCGCTGACGGCGGCCTGCCAGCAGGTCAAGGCCCGCAGGATCAACGAACTGATCAGGTATGACGGCAAAAGCTGGCAGTTCTAG
- a CDS encoding DUF47 domain-containing protein, which produces MFPALLPKSAPFFAMLAEQNSLLRRMAGLLVEMLDDVANMDHIHKEIAFLEEEADVLHSQIIRDLTQTFITPIDREDILRINQEQEECMDCLHSLSTRLHIFEFTRIRFPALQMARTISAMLDMSRLMLEGLTHRRDCHKTRAFRNLRGECDMLLAVGLAELLDEQQEITVPQIMQTLKWSQAYERMSILLEQVNALAETIEEAVLKNV; this is translated from the coding sequence ATGTTTCCAGCGCTGTTGCCTAAATCCGCACCGTTTTTCGCCATGCTGGCAGAGCAGAACAGTCTTCTGCGGCGTATGGCGGGCCTGCTGGTTGAAATGCTGGACGATGTGGCCAATATGGATCATATCCATAAGGAAATCGCCTTTCTGGAAGAAGAGGCGGATGTGCTGCACAGCCAGATCATCCGCGACCTGACGCAGACCTTCATTACGCCCATCGACCGTGAAGACATCCTGCGCATCAATCAGGAGCAGGAAGAGTGCATGGACTGTCTCCACAGCCTGAGCACCCGCCTGCACATTTTTGAATTCACGCGCATACGTTTTCCCGCGCTTCAGATGGCCCGTACCATAAGCGCCATGCTGGATATGAGCCGTCTTATGCTTGAGGGGCTGACCCACAGACGCGACTGCCATAAAACACGCGCCTTCCGCAATCTGCGGGGCGAGTGCGACATGTTGCTGGCCGTGGGCCTGGCGGAACTGCTGGACGAGCAGCAGGAAATCACCGTGCCCCAGATTATGCAGACGCTCAAATGGAGCCAGGCCTACGAACGCATGAGCATCTTGCTTGAGCAGGTCAATGCCCTGGCGGAAACCATTGAAGAAGCGGTGCTGAAAAATGTTTGA
- the rpmH gene encoding 50S ribosomal protein L34 gives MKRTYQPSKIRRARTHGFRARMATPGGRAILRRRRAKGRKRLSA, from the coding sequence ATGAAGAGAACATATCAGCCGAGCAAGATCAGAAGAGCCCGCACCCACGGTTTTCGCGCCCGTATGGCCACCCCCGGTGGTCGCGCCATCCTGCGCCGTCGTCGCGCCAAGGGCCGCAAGCGTCTCAGCGCCTGA
- the rnpA gene encoding ribonuclease P protein component has translation MCRYLLPRQLRIRRRVEFTACYERGRRYHTEHFLVFVLPGGCPGLRARTGMAVSRKVGNAVVRNRVKRLLREFYRLHREELPVEADIVTIAKKHAGEAALDYACVAAELLPLLRRAARHQSGSSALAGLP, from the coding sequence ATGTGCCGGTACCTTCTGCCCAGGCAGTTGCGCATCCGCCGACGGGTGGAGTTTACGGCCTGCTATGAGCGGGGCAGGCGTTACCACACCGAGCATTTCCTTGTCTTTGTGTTGCCGGGAGGCTGTCCCGGTCTTCGCGCGCGCACAGGCATGGCCGTCTCCCGTAAGGTAGGCAATGCCGTGGTGCGCAATCGCGTCAAGAGGCTCCTGCGGGAATTCTACCGCCTGCACAGAGAAGAACTGCCCGTGGAGGCCGACATCGTTACCATAGCAAAAAAGCATGCCGGAGAAGCCGCACTGGACTATGCCTGTGTGGCTGCAGAACTTTTGCCGTTGCTACGGCGTGCGGCCCGACACCAGTCGGGCTCTTCGGCATTGGCTGGTCTGCCATGA